A genomic segment from Pseudomonas sessilinigenes encodes:
- a CDS encoding nucleotide sugar dehydrogenase, whose product MRISIFGLGYVGAVCAGCLSARGHEVVGVDISKDKIDLINAGKSPIVEPGLGELLEQGIRTARLRGTTNFAEAIRDTDLSMICVGTPSKKNGDLELDYIESVCREIGLVLRDKATRHTVVVRSTVLPGTVKNVVIPILEDCSGKKAGVDFGVAVNPEFLRESTAIKDYDFPPMTVIGQLDQASGDVLQALYEELDAPIIRKDIEVAEMIKYTCNVWHATKVTFANEIGNIAKAVGVDGRDVMNVVCQDKTLNLSQYYMRPGFAFGGSCLPKDVRALTYRAGALDVQAPLLNSLMRSNESQVQNAFDIVESHDKRKVALLGLSFKAGTDDLRESPLVELAEMLIGKGFDLRIYDSNVEYARVHGANKDYIESKIPHVSSLLNSDFDAVIDHSDLIILGNRDEKFRALVEDVPHGKQVIDLVGFMSKGTCTQGRTEGICW is encoded by the coding sequence ATGCGCATCAGCATATTTGGTTTGGGTTACGTCGGTGCAGTCTGTGCCGGTTGCCTGTCCGCCCGGGGCCATGAAGTGGTTGGCGTAGATATCTCCAAAGACAAGATCGACCTGATCAACGCCGGCAAGTCACCGATCGTCGAGCCGGGCCTGGGTGAACTCCTGGAGCAGGGAATCCGCACGGCCCGCCTGCGCGGCACCACCAACTTCGCCGAAGCCATCCGCGATACCGACCTGTCGATGATCTGCGTCGGTACCCCGAGCAAGAAGAACGGCGACCTGGAACTGGACTACATCGAATCGGTGTGCCGCGAAATCGGTCTCGTCCTGCGCGACAAAGCCACCCGCCACACGGTGGTGGTACGCAGCACGGTGCTACCGGGCACCGTGAAGAACGTGGTGATCCCGATCCTCGAGGACTGCTCGGGCAAGAAGGCCGGCGTCGACTTCGGCGTCGCGGTCAACCCCGAGTTCCTGCGCGAGAGTACCGCGATCAAGGACTACGACTTCCCACCCATGACCGTCATCGGCCAGCTCGACCAGGCCTCCGGCGATGTGCTGCAAGCGCTCTACGAAGAACTCGACGCGCCGATCATCCGCAAGGACATCGAGGTCGCCGAAATGATCAAGTACACCTGCAACGTCTGGCACGCGACCAAGGTCACCTTCGCCAACGAGATCGGCAACATCGCCAAGGCGGTGGGCGTCGATGGCCGCGATGTGATGAACGTGGTCTGCCAGGACAAGACCCTCAACCTGTCCCAGTACTACATGCGCCCGGGCTTCGCTTTCGGCGGCTCGTGCCTGCCCAAGGACGTGCGCGCCCTGACCTACCGCGCCGGTGCCCTGGACGTACAGGCGCCACTGCTCAACTCGCTGATGCGCAGCAACGAATCCCAGGTGCAGAACGCCTTCGACATCGTCGAAAGCCACGACAAGCGCAAGGTCGCCCTGCTCGGCCTGAGCTTCAAGGCCGGTACCGACGACCTGCGGGAAAGCCCGCTGGTGGAGCTGGCGGAAATGCTCATCGGCAAGGGCTTCGACCTGCGCATCTACGACAGCAACGTCGAGTACGCCAGGGTCCACGGCGCCAACAAGGACTACATCGAATCGAAGATCCCCCACGTCTCGTCCCTGCTCAATTCGGACTTCGACGCGGTGATCGACCATTCCGACCTGATCATCCTGGGCAACCGCGACGAGAAGTTCCGCGCCCTGGTCGAGGACGTCCCCCACGGCAAGCAGGTCATCGACCTGGTGGGCTTCATGTCCAAGGGCACCTGCACCCAGGGCCGTACCGAAGGCATTTGCTGGTAA
- the yaaA gene encoding peroxide stress protein YaaA: MLMVISPAKTLDYETPPVTQRFTQPQYLDHSQELIQQLRELTPAQISELMHVSDKIGGLNAARFGSWTPAFTPANAKQALLAFKGDVYTGLDAQTLGEADFDYAQQHLRMLSGLYGLLRPLDLMQPYRLEMGTKLANARGKDLYAFWGTRISQWLNEALAEQGDDLLLNLASNEYFSAVKRTALQARIINTEFKDLKNGQYKIISFYAKKARGMMSRFVIQERINDPAQLKQFDVQGYRFSAEQSKADNLVFLRDHAPE, from the coding sequence ATGCTGATGGTGATTTCACCCGCTAAGACCCTCGACTACGAGACCCCGCCGGTAACCCAGCGCTTTACCCAGCCGCAATACCTCGACCACTCCCAGGAACTGATCCAGCAACTGCGGGAACTGACCCCGGCGCAGATCAGCGAACTGATGCACGTCTCCGATAAGATCGGCGGCCTCAATGCCGCACGCTTCGGCAGCTGGACCCCGGCCTTCACCCCCGCCAACGCCAAGCAGGCCCTGCTGGCGTTCAAGGGCGACGTCTATACCGGGCTCGATGCCCAGACCCTGGGCGAGGCGGACTTCGACTACGCCCAGCAGCACCTGCGCATGCTCTCCGGCCTCTATGGCCTGCTGCGCCCCCTGGACCTGATGCAACCCTATCGCCTGGAAATGGGCACCAAGCTGGCCAACGCCCGGGGCAAGGACCTGTATGCGTTCTGGGGCACTCGCATCAGCCAATGGCTCAACGAAGCCCTGGCCGAGCAAGGCGACGACCTGTTGCTCAACCTGGCGTCCAACGAATACTTCTCGGCGGTCAAGCGCACAGCCCTCCAGGCGCGGATCATCAATACCGAGTTCAAGGACCTGAAGAACGGCCAGTACAAGATCATCAGCTTCTATGCCAAGAAGGCCCGGGGCATGATGAGCCGCTTCGTGATCCAGGAACGCATCAACGACCCGGCCCAACTCAAGCAGTTCGACGTCCAGGGCTACCGTTTCAGCGCCGAACAATCCAAGGCCGACAACCTGGTGTTCCTGCGCGACCACGCACCGGAGTAA
- a CDS encoding polysaccharide deacetylase family protein gives MRIAFFFSAWLLSVSALAAPNDVATLDRSTWPEKLDSPTLFDVASRAEILTFARALLVSESWDEASLKQRLGLRMINMEAIGSLREQLWKRLLENYDFAQQSCDQDASFCFLVENMQQLRKQAGKFQLGEDSYYARWGEPSRTFHEQYLDELLRKAALAPQTSSEVLRLGDYERNGDELHDRMFLLTFDSAANLAPDNTAWLTEYLRKSNLNGTFFVLGNDIQSRLNLASVASLQSLYSRQCVGVQGWEFRSHSHWQDWQYSIQRSADLVKGKLPENYVPLFRPPMGQRRADAQAFFNAQGMQVALWDIDAQDGPGKLKAQESGQRVLTLMLLWRRGVIAFNAKQDGVKVSLPWLLGQTAQSGIGWEDCQDAFR, from the coding sequence TTGCGTATCGCGTTTTTCTTTTCGGCCTGGCTTTTGAGTGTGAGTGCACTGGCGGCGCCCAATGATGTGGCGACCCTGGACCGCAGCACCTGGCCGGAAAAGCTCGACAGTCCGACCCTGTTCGACGTTGCCTCGCGAGCGGAGATCCTCACGTTCGCCCGTGCCTTGCTGGTCAGCGAGTCCTGGGACGAGGCCTCGTTGAAGCAGCGCCTGGGGCTGCGCATGATCAACATGGAGGCCATCGGCAGCCTGCGTGAACAGCTGTGGAAGCGCCTGTTGGAGAACTACGACTTCGCCCAGCAGAGCTGCGACCAGGACGCCTCCTTCTGTTTCCTGGTGGAGAACATGCAGCAGCTGCGCAAGCAGGCCGGCAAGTTCCAGCTGGGCGAGGATTCCTATTACGCCCGCTGGGGCGAACCGAGCCGGACCTTCCATGAACAGTACCTGGACGAATTGTTGCGCAAGGCCGCCCTGGCCCCGCAGACCAGCAGCGAGGTCTTGCGCCTGGGCGACTACGAGCGCAATGGCGACGAACTCCATGACCGGATGTTCCTGCTGACTTTCGACAGTGCCGCCAACCTGGCGCCGGACAACACCGCCTGGCTCACCGAGTACCTGCGCAAGTCCAACCTCAACGGTACCTTCTTCGTCCTGGGCAACGATATCCAGAGCCGCCTGAACCTGGCTTCGGTGGCCAGCCTGCAGTCCTTGTATTCGCGTCAGTGCGTTGGCGTCCAGGGCTGGGAGTTCCGCTCCCATAGCCATTGGCAGGATTGGCAGTACTCGATCCAGCGCAGTGCCGACCTGGTCAAGGGCAAGCTGCCGGAAAACTACGTGCCGCTGTTCCGCCCACCCATGGGCCAGCGCCGGGCAGACGCCCAGGCCTTCTTCAATGCCCAGGGCATGCAGGTGGCGTTGTGGGACATCGATGCCCAGGACGGCCCGGGCAAGCTCAAGGCCCAGGAGAGCGGCCAGCGGGTACTGACCCTGATGCTGTTGTGGCGCCGCGGAGTGATTGCCTTCAATGCCAAGCAGGATGGGGTCAAGGTCAGCCTGCCCTGGTTGCTGGGACAGACCGCGCAAAGCGGGATCGGTTGGGAAGACTGCCAGGATGCGTTTCGCTGA
- a CDS encoding PhoH family protein: MDDRGRSPSSNQPILYVLDTNVLIHDPNALLNFEEHHVVIPMTVLEELDKLKSGHHSVAAECRQAIRLIDKTLGEASPEDVELGVPIQRGKGDPKGLLSILMSKRNEPNSLLPDNLNDNIIINQLVDLHARNKDLSVVLVTKDINMRLKARACGIAAEDYSTDQLVDDVELLPNGFHNMSGSFWDRVSKVETRQDHGRTWHQVQLNDELPVVHINEFIIDEQGFVGWVKEIRDGVMLILDLHQEPLLHQEAWGLKPRDIYQALALYALLDPDIHLVNLSGAAGSGKTILALAAAIEQTMVSKRYRRIIATRSVQGLDQEIGFLPGTEAEKMEPWLGAITDNLEALHMDDESTHGSVDYILSKVPLQFKSLNYIRGRSFQQSLILIDECQNLTPHQMKTIITRAGAGSKVVCLGNLAQIDTPYLSATSSGLTYLTERFKDFPNGVHITLQGVPRSILAEYAESHL; encoded by the coding sequence ATGGATGACCGCGGACGCAGCCCTTCCTCCAACCAGCCAATCCTTTACGTACTCGATACCAATGTATTGATTCACGATCCCAACGCCCTGCTGAATTTCGAAGAACACCATGTCGTGATCCCGATGACCGTCCTGGAGGAGCTGGACAAGCTCAAGAGCGGGCATCACAGCGTGGCCGCCGAGTGCCGCCAGGCGATTCGCCTGATCGACAAGACCCTGGGCGAGGCCTCGCCCGAGGATGTCGAGCTGGGGGTGCCGATCCAGCGTGGCAAGGGCGATCCGAAGGGCTTGCTGTCGATCCTGATGAGCAAGCGCAACGAGCCCAACAGCCTGCTGCCGGACAACCTCAACGACAACATCATCATCAACCAGTTGGTCGACCTGCACGCGCGCAACAAGGACTTGTCCGTGGTGCTGGTGACCAAGGACATCAACATGCGCCTCAAGGCGCGGGCCTGTGGGATCGCCGCCGAGGACTACAGCACCGACCAGCTGGTGGACGACGTGGAGCTGTTGCCCAACGGCTTCCACAACATGAGCGGTTCGTTCTGGGACCGGGTGAGCAAGGTCGAGACCCGCCAGGATCACGGTCGGACCTGGCACCAGGTGCAGTTGAACGACGAGCTGCCGGTGGTGCACATCAATGAGTTCATCATCGACGAGCAGGGCTTCGTCGGCTGGGTCAAGGAAATCCGCGACGGTGTGATGCTGATCCTCGACCTGCACCAGGAGCCCCTGCTGCACCAGGAGGCCTGGGGCCTGAAACCCCGTGATATCTACCAGGCCCTGGCCTTGTACGCGCTGCTCGATCCGGACATCCATCTGGTCAACCTGTCTGGCGCTGCCGGCTCCGGCAAGACCATCCTGGCCCTGGCCGCTGCCATCGAGCAGACCATGGTCAGCAAGCGCTACCGGCGCATCATCGCCACCCGCAGCGTGCAGGGGCTGGACCAGGAGATCGGCTTCCTGCCGGGCACCGAGGCGGAGAAGATGGAGCCCTGGCTCGGCGCGATCACCGACAACCTCGAGGCCCTGCACATGGATGACGAGAGCACCCATGGCAGCGTCGACTACATCCTCAGCAAGGTGCCGTTGCAGTTCAAATCCCTGAACTACATTCGCGGTCGCAGTTTCCAGCAGAGCCTGATCCTGATCGACGAATGCCAGAACCTCACCCCGCACCAGATGAAGACCATCATCACCCGTGCCGGCGCCGGTTCCAAAGTGGTGTGCCTGGGCAACCTGGCGCAGATCGATACCCCTTACCTGTCGGCCACCAGCTCCGGGCTGACCTACCTCACCGAACGCTTCAAGGACTTCCCCAACGGCGTGCACATCACCCTGCAAGGGGTGCCGCGCTCGATCCTGGCCGAATACGCCGAAAGCCACCTGTAG
- a CDS encoding LysR family transcriptional regulator — MATVSLRNIDLNLLVVLDALLTEKHVTRTGERLHLSQPAISHSLGKLRSLLDDPLLIRQGNDVLLSPLARSLQAPLKEILSQIETLLGKSIDFDPAASQRIFHLAMSDYGAAIVLPRLLVRLRQEAPLMRVVVTQGSRHEMFEQVVQGKLDLALGVFPDLSEEVVKEVLFEETFSCLLDRTTLGPDGTLDLAQYLARPHLQVSMDGCFNGEVDHRLRDKGLQRQIVVSVPHWGTAPGMIRGTDLILTVASRTLDELALEDGLVRLAPPMQVPAFNFVQVWHGRSRDDPAHAWLREQIRLASVAGP; from the coding sequence ATGGCCACTGTTTCCCTGCGCAATATCGACCTGAACCTGTTGGTGGTGCTCGATGCACTGCTGACGGAGAAGCACGTGACCCGCACCGGCGAGCGCCTGCACCTGAGCCAGCCGGCCATCAGCCACTCCCTGGGCAAGTTGCGCTCGCTCCTGGACGACCCGCTGCTGATCCGCCAGGGCAACGATGTGTTGCTCAGCCCGCTGGCCCGCAGTCTGCAAGCGCCGCTCAAGGAAATCCTCAGCCAGATCGAGACCCTACTGGGCAAGTCCATCGACTTCGACCCGGCCGCTTCCCAGCGCATCTTCCACCTGGCGATGTCCGACTACGGCGCCGCGATCGTGCTGCCCCGGTTACTGGTGCGCCTGCGCCAGGAGGCCCCGCTGATGCGGGTGGTGGTGACCCAGGGCAGCCGCCACGAGATGTTCGAGCAGGTGGTGCAGGGCAAGCTGGACCTGGCCCTGGGGGTGTTTCCCGACCTGTCGGAGGAGGTGGTCAAGGAGGTGCTGTTCGAGGAGACCTTCAGCTGCCTGCTGGATCGCACGACCCTGGGCCCCGATGGCACCCTGGACCTGGCGCAGTACCTGGCCCGGCCGCATTTGCAGGTGTCGATGGATGGCTGTTTCAACGGCGAAGTCGATCATCGCCTGCGGGATAAGGGTTTGCAGCGCCAGATCGTGGTCAGCGTGCCCCATTGGGGCACGGCGCCGGGGATGATCCGTGGCACCGACCTGATCCTCACGGTGGCCAGTCGCACCCTGGATGAGCTGGCGCTGGAGGATGGCCTGGTGCGCCTGGCGCCGCCGATGCAGGTGCCGGCGTTCAATTTCGTCCAGGTCTGGCATGGGCGCTCCCGTGACGACCCGGCCCATGCCTGGCTGCGCGAGCAGATCCGCCTGGCCAGCGTGGCCGGACCCTGA
- a CDS encoding DMT family transporter has product MALLIPILLSLLAGFAVPLQAGTNARLGSLLGHPLWATGLSLLVSLLALGVLLLFIKVPRPNLLAAAQGPWWIWLGGLAGVLYITVALLMAPRLGALNFIMAVIIGQLLISLIIDYFGLVGLPQKDISLQKLFGVLVVIGGFVITVRG; this is encoded by the coding sequence ATGGCCTTGCTCATCCCGATCCTGCTCAGCCTGCTCGCCGGTTTCGCCGTGCCCCTGCAGGCTGGAACCAACGCCCGGCTGGGCAGCCTGCTGGGGCATCCGCTCTGGGCCACCGGCCTCTCGCTGCTGGTGAGCCTGCTGGCCCTGGGCGTCCTGCTGCTGTTCATCAAGGTGCCCCGGCCCAACCTGCTGGCCGCCGCCCAAGGGCCCTGGTGGATCTGGCTCGGCGGCCTGGCCGGAGTGCTCTACATCACCGTGGCGCTGCTGATGGCGCCACGCCTGGGAGCGCTCAACTTCATCATGGCGGTGATCATCGGCCAGTTGCTGATCTCGCTGATCATCGATTACTTCGGCCTGGTGGGCCTGCCGCAAAAGGACATCAGCCTGCAAAAGCTCTTCGGCGTGCTGGTGGTGATTGGCGGTTTCGTGATCACCGTCCGCGGCTGA
- the moaC gene encoding cyclic pyranopterin monophosphate synthase MoaC, producing the protein MLTHLDSQGRANMVDVTDKAVTFREATAEARVRMLPQTLQMIVSGGHPKGDVFAVARIAGIQAAKKTSDLIPLCHPLMLTSVKVELRAEGEDSVHIVARCKLSGQTGVEMEALTAASVAALTIYDMCKAVDRGMIIEGVRVLEKLGGKSGHYQAEPA; encoded by the coding sequence GTGCTGACTCATCTCGATTCCCAAGGGCGCGCCAATATGGTCGACGTCACCGACAAGGCCGTGACGTTTCGCGAAGCGACGGCCGAAGCCCGGGTGCGCATGCTCCCGCAAACCTTGCAGATGATCGTCAGCGGCGGTCATCCCAAGGGCGATGTGTTCGCCGTGGCGCGGATCGCCGGGATCCAGGCCGCGAAGAAGACCAGCGACCTGATTCCCCTGTGCCATCCGTTGATGCTCACCAGCGTCAAGGTCGAGCTGCGTGCCGAGGGCGAGGACAGCGTGCACATCGTGGCGCGCTGCAAGTTGTCGGGGCAGACCGGGGTGGAGATGGAGGCGCTGACCGCCGCCAGTGTCGCCGCGCTGACGATCTACGACATGTGCAAGGCCGTGGACCGGGGCATGATCATCGAGGGCGTGCGGGTGCTGGAGAAACTCGGCGGCAAGAGCGGCCACTACCAGGCGGAGCCGGCATGA
- a CDS encoding MoaD/ThiS family protein, giving the protein MKIKVKFFARYREAIGLDETLVDGEFRTVEDLRQHLLQGVGAPVLGEQNLMCARNEELCQLAEPLADGDEVAFFPTVTGG; this is encoded by the coding sequence ATGAAGATCAAGGTGAAGTTCTTTGCCCGTTATCGCGAGGCCATCGGCCTGGATGAGACCCTGGTCGACGGCGAGTTCCGTACCGTCGAGGATCTGCGCCAGCACCTGCTGCAAGGCGTGGGCGCCCCGGTGCTGGGGGAGCAGAACCTGATGTGCGCGCGCAACGAGGAGTTGTGCCAGTTGGCCGAACCCCTGGCCGACGGCGATGAGGTGGCGTTCTTTCCCACCGTGACCGGAGGCTGA
- the moaE gene encoding molybdopterin synthase catalytic subunit MoaE, whose translation MGIRVQDAAFDPGAELNAMHAANVGVGAVVGFVGYVRDFNDGQDVHGMFLEHYPGMTEKALAKIAEEAGLRWPLLKLEILHRIGALAPGEPIVFVAAASAHRQAAFDACAFVMDYLKTRAPFWKKEQTADGPRWVEGRHSDQAAAERWED comes from the coding sequence ATGGGCATTCGGGTACAGGACGCGGCATTCGATCCCGGTGCCGAACTCAATGCCATGCACGCGGCCAATGTCGGCGTTGGTGCGGTAGTGGGCTTCGTCGGCTACGTGCGTGATTTCAACGATGGCCAGGATGTCCACGGGATGTTCCTCGAGCACTATCCGGGCATGACCGAGAAGGCCCTGGCCAAGATCGCCGAGGAGGCCGGGCTGCGCTGGCCGTTGCTCAAGCTGGAGATCCTGCACCGCATCGGCGCCCTGGCCCCGGGCGAGCCGATCGTCTTCGTCGCCGCGGCCAGCGCCCATCGCCAGGCGGCCTTCGACGCGTGTGCCTTCGTGATGGATTACCTCAAGACCCGGGCGCCGTTCTGGAAGAAGGAACAGACCGCCGATGGCCCGCGCTGGGTCGAGGGCCGACACAGCGACCAGGCCGCCGCCGAGCGCTGGGAAGACTGA
- a CDS encoding ABC transporter substrate-binding protein encodes MKKLPLISGLVLGLLACTQLSAAEKTLRFGIEAAYPPFAFKTAEGKIGGFDYDIGNALCAQMQVKCEWTEVEFDGLIPSLKVKKIDAALSSMTITAERRKSVDFTHRYYFTSSRLVMKKGAVVDDQYQNLKGKTIGVQRSTTTDRYATEVLEPKGIKVVRYSNNEEIYMDLAAGRLDAIFADTIPLEDFLSMPRGADYAFVGPELKDPKYVGEGAGIAVRKGNEQLVGELDKAIAGIRANGEYQKIQAKYFKSDIYGD; translated from the coding sequence ATGAAAAAACTCCCCCTCATCAGCGGCCTGGTCCTGGGCCTGTTGGCGTGCACCCAGCTCTCGGCCGCCGAGAAGACCCTGCGCTTCGGGATCGAGGCCGCCTATCCACCCTTCGCCTTCAAGACCGCCGAAGGCAAGATCGGGGGCTTCGACTACGACATCGGCAATGCCCTGTGCGCGCAGATGCAGGTCAAGTGCGAGTGGACCGAGGTCGAGTTCGATGGGCTGATTCCATCGCTGAAGGTGAAGAAGATCGATGCCGCGCTGTCGTCCATGACCATCACCGCCGAGCGCCGCAAGTCGGTGGATTTCACCCATAGGTACTACTTCACTTCGTCGCGCCTGGTGATGAAGAAAGGCGCCGTGGTAGACGACCAGTACCAGAACCTCAAGGGCAAGACCATCGGTGTGCAGCGTTCCACCACCACCGACCGCTACGCCACCGAGGTCCTGGAGCCCAAGGGCATCAAGGTAGTGCGCTATAGCAATAACGAAGAGATCTACATGGACCTGGCGGCGGGACGCCTGGATGCGATCTTCGCCGACACCATTCCGCTGGAGGACTTCCTGTCGATGCCCCGCGGCGCCGACTATGCCTTCGTCGGCCCGGAGCTCAAGGATCCGAAGTATGTCGGCGAGGGCGCCGGGATCGCCGTGCGCAAGGGTAACGAGCAACTGGTGGGCGAGCTGGACAAGGCCATCGCCGGCATCCGCGCCAACGGCGAGTACCAGAAGATCCAGGCCAAGTACTTCAAATCGGATATCTACGGCGACTGA
- a CDS encoding helix-turn-helix transcriptional regulator, translating into MTTPAKDPVLDNFRAIADAIATLFFPHAEVVLHDLRTQKVDYIANNLSKREVGDDAALEDMLSGDSDERNIGPYEKLNWDGQKIRSLSTVLRDTKGQPLAVLCINLNISLFENAKAALDLFLSPSKLIPQPDSLFRDDWQERINTFLHNWLRERQLGLNLLTRDHKRELVLALHAEGAFKGKSAANYVANVLNMGRATVYKHLKELKEQ; encoded by the coding sequence ATGACTACACCCGCCAAGGACCCTGTCCTGGACAATTTCCGGGCGATCGCCGACGCCATTGCCACCCTGTTCTTTCCCCACGCCGAAGTGGTGCTCCACGACTTGCGCACGCAGAAGGTCGACTACATCGCCAACAATCTGTCCAAGCGTGAAGTGGGTGACGATGCGGCCCTGGAAGACATGCTCAGCGGCGACAGCGATGAACGGAACATCGGCCCCTACGAAAAGCTCAACTGGGACGGCCAGAAGATCCGCAGCCTGAGCACCGTGCTGCGCGACACCAAGGGCCAGCCGCTGGCGGTGCTGTGCATCAACCTGAACATCTCGCTGTTCGAGAATGCCAAGGCCGCGCTGGACCTGTTCCTGTCTCCGAGCAAGCTGATCCCGCAGCCGGACTCACTGTTTCGCGATGACTGGCAGGAACGGATCAACACCTTCCTGCACAACTGGCTGCGCGAGCGCCAGCTGGGCCTGAACCTGCTGACCCGCGACCACAAGCGTGAACTGGTGCTGGCGCTGCACGCCGAAGGCGCATTCAAGGGCAAGAGTGCCGCCAACTATGTGGCCAACGTGCTGAACATGGGCCGGGCGACGGTGTACAAGCACCTCAAGGAACTCAAGGAACAGTGA
- a CDS encoding NAD(P)/FAD-dependent oxidoreductase: MIQADFIIIGGGIAGASTGYWLSPHGRVLVLERESHPGYHSTGRSAALYTAAYGTPQVRALTLASRAFFDQPPEGFCEHPLLSPRGEMTVDFDNDPDELQRQYLSAKASVPQMQLLDADEACARLPILRREKVHGALYDPTASDIDTDALHQGYLRGIRRNQGQLHTDCEVLGLERDAQGHWLVRTSGQTFSAPVLINAAGAWADQVGVLAGARPLGLQPKRRAAFIFAGPQDPDCQHWPMLVSLDESFYMKPDAGMFLGSPANADPVPPHDVQPEELDIALGIHQIEEATTLSIRRPTRTWAGLRSFVSDGDLLAGFDPQVPGLFWVAGQGGYGIQTSPAMGQASAALVRGAALPQELADFGLDTAMLSPARLG; encoded by the coding sequence ATGATCCAGGCAGATTTCATCATCATCGGCGGCGGAATCGCCGGAGCCTCCACCGGTTACTGGCTGTCGCCCCATGGCCGGGTCCTGGTGCTGGAGCGCGAGTCTCATCCGGGCTATCACTCCACCGGCCGCTCCGCCGCCCTCTACACCGCCGCCTATGGCACGCCCCAGGTCCGCGCCCTGACCCTGGCCAGCCGGGCGTTCTTCGACCAACCGCCCGAAGGCTTCTGCGAGCATCCGCTGTTGAGCCCGCGAGGCGAAATGACCGTGGACTTCGACAACGATCCCGACGAGTTGCAGCGCCAGTACCTGAGCGCCAAGGCCAGCGTGCCGCAGATGCAACTGCTCGACGCCGACGAAGCTTGCGCGCGCCTGCCGATCCTGCGCCGAGAAAAGGTCCACGGCGCCCTCTACGACCCGACTGCCAGCGACATCGACACCGATGCCCTGCACCAGGGCTACCTGCGTGGCATCCGGCGCAACCAGGGCCAACTGCATACCGATTGCGAAGTCCTGGGGCTGGAGCGCGATGCCCAGGGCCACTGGCTGGTACGCACCAGCGGCCAGACCTTCAGCGCCCCGGTGTTGATCAACGCCGCCGGTGCCTGGGCCGATCAGGTCGGCGTCCTCGCCGGTGCCCGGCCACTGGGCCTGCAGCCCAAGCGCCGCGCCGCGTTCATCTTCGCCGGCCCGCAAGACCCGGACTGCCAGCACTGGCCGATGCTGGTCAGCCTCGACGAATCCTTCTACATGAAACCCGATGCCGGCATGTTCCTCGGCTCACCGGCCAATGCCGACCCGGTGCCGCCCCACGATGTACAGCCCGAAGAGCTGGACATCGCCCTGGGCATCCACCAGATCGAAGAAGCCACCACCTTGAGCATCCGCCGGCCGACCCGGACCTGGGCCGGCCTGCGCAGCTTCGTCAGCGATGGCGACCTGCTGGCCGGGTTCGACCCGCAAGTGCCCGGGCTGTTCTGGGTGGCCGGCCAAGGCGGCTACGGCATCCAGACCTCACCGGCCATGGGCCAGGCCAGCGCCGCCCTGGTGCGTGGCGCAGCACTGCCGCAAGAGTTGGCTGATTTCGGCCTGGACACCGCCATGCTGTCCCCTGCCCGCCTGGGCTGA